A region of Salvelinus alpinus chromosome 24, SLU_Salpinus.1, whole genome shotgun sequence DNA encodes the following proteins:
- the LOC139552249 gene encoding uncharacterized protein, with protein MQRPQVTSGTPLQIPPQPVPKNRHPILLYSIQPLLRETVISKEGHHHPQPDSPQTCGTQGPGQSCWSLDVRVAVLLAIVAGALILILLYRLLQLRHRLRLAQARHALEYYSFYHTATYTLKDPRLPQILPTNGDAIEVTPVANPVAPIVVTPVPPPPVSPPPTLPLPPPPILSLPPRLPPPPLLPPPLLPLSSSLSLPLPLPIIHTTPPSPHQSWGASSNAEVYSRIGAFRPSRLSSLSRSQVILFEHSSL; from the coding sequence aTGCAGAGGCCACAGGTTACCAGTGGCACCCCGCTACAGATCCCACCACAGCCTGTACCCAAGAACAGGCACCCCATCCTCCTGTACTCCATCCAACCCTTACTGAGGGAGACAGTTATCAGTAAGGAAGGCCACCACCATCCCCAGCCTGACTCCCCCCAAACCTGTGGCACTCAAGGCCCAGGCCAGAGCTGCTGGAGCCTGGATGTGAGAGTGGCTGTGCTGCTTGCGATCGTGGCTGGAGCTCTGATACTGATCCTGCTCTACAGACTCCTCCAGCTGAGGCACAGACTGAGGCTTGCCCAGGCTCGACATGCCCTGGAGTACTACAGTTTCTACCACACCGCCACCTACACCCTTAAGGACCCCAGGCTGCCCCAGATATTGCCCACAAATGGAGATGCTATAGAGGTCACCCCTGTGGCCAACCCTGTGGCCCCTATTGTTGTCACCCCAGTACCACCTCCACCGGTCTCCCCACCACccactcttcccctccctccaccccccatcttgtctctaccccctcgcctacctccccctcctctactGCCTCCACCCCTTCTCCcactctcttcctcactctctctccctctgcccctgcCCATCATCCACACCACCCCACCCAGCCCTCACCAGTCCTGGGGCGCCAGCTCTAATGCAGAGGTGTACTCTCGGATCGGAGCGTTCAGACCATCCAGGCTGTCCAGCCTCAGCCGCTCACAGGTCATCCTGTTTGAACATTCCTCTCTCTGA